TTCGCCGGGATCTGCGGGCACTTCTACGCCAGCCACAAGCGCACCGAACTGGACCGCTGGCACGCCCAGTACACCCCGGCCTTCGTGCGCCTCGCCTGGGCCCTCAGCGGACGCAGCGAGCAGGCCCGCTTCCTGTTCACCGACTGGCTGGACCGCGTGCCCAGCAAGCCCTGGCCCGACGCCCTGCGTGCCCAGTACGAAGCCGATGTCGATCCGCTGGCAGGCAGCCCCAGCACCGAAAGCACCCCCAAGGCCTTGCCGGTCAAGGTCGGGCAGCAGCTGCGCTGGAAGGATGGCGTGATCGCCACTGTCGAGCGCTGTGACCGGGTGGAGTGCGTCACTGACGCCGAAGACGACTGGCGCGGCTACGTGCCCTACAGCGAGATCGGGCGCAGCGTGGAGGTGCTCCACTCATGACCGGCCCCAACGAAGCCCGCCTGTGGGACCGCACCCCGCCCTTCGACGAGGCCGCCGAGATCGCCCTGCTGGGCGGGGTGATGACCGATAACGATCAGTGGGCCAACGTCTCCGATCTGCCGCCCGAAGCCTTCTACCGTGTGAACCACCGCGCCGTCTGGACGGCCATGCGTGCCCTGAAGACCGCTGGCATGGCGATTGACCTGGTGAATCTGCCGGGTGAACTCAGCCGCACTCAGTCCCGCCTGGGGAACACCACGGCGCTGGAAGACGTGGGCGGCGTGAGCTTCCTGATCGGCCTGGGCGAGCAGGTGCCCTTCGCCTTCCGCACGCCCGAATACGCCATCACCGTGCGCGACCTGTACGCCCGCCGTCTGGCGCTGAACCACACGCTGGAAGCGGCGCGGGCCGGGTACGGCATCGGGCGCGATCCGATGCCCACCGCACAGCTGCAGGACTTCATCTCGAAAGTGCCGATGCCCACCCAGCGGGCCACCAGCCACGTCGTGACTGGGCCGCAGGCGGATCAGGACGCCATCGAGTACATCCGCCTGCTGGCGAGCGGGCACAGTCCCGCCATCGGCAGCGGCTTTCCGGATCTCGACAAGGTGTTCTGCGGCTTCCACCCCGGCAGCCTGACGGTGATCGGAGCGCGGCCCAGCATGGGGAAAAGCTCCCTCGCCATCGGCATCAGCGAGCGCGTGGCGACCAAAGGCAAGTTTGTCCAGGTGCTCAGTCTGGAGATGAAGGCGGCGCAGATCGCCATGCGCCAGCTGTGCCACGCCGCCCGCGTGCCGCTCGGGGAAGCGCTGCGGGGCGAGACCAACGAAGCGGGCCTGAACCGTCTCCAGAGTGCCGCCCAGCGCCGCGCCCTGAACGGTCTGCCGAACTACCTCGATCAGCCGGACACCACCTTGCAGGCCGTCGAGCGCCTGTCCTCGCACCTGCGGCAGGCCGGGCGGCTCGATCTGCTGGTGATCGACTACCTGGGCCTGATCAGTGTGCCAGGGCGGGACGGCGACGAGAACGATACCCAGAAGCTGGGCATCATCAGCCGCGCCCTGAAGACCCTGGCGATTCAGCTCGACATCCCGGTGGTGGTCCTGCACCAGCTGAACCGTTCGCTGGAAAGCCGCCCGAACAAGCGCCCGCTGATGAGCGACCTGCGGCAGTCGGGACGGATCGAAGAGGACGCCGACAACATCCTGTTCGTCTACCGGGACGATTACTACAACAAAGACACCGATCAGCCGGGCGTGGCGGAAGTCATCGTCGGCAAGCAGCGCCAGGGCGAGCGGAACGTGACTGCCCGGCTGAAGTTCCATTCCGAGTCCGCGACGTTTCAGAGCCTCGCGTCCGAAACCATTCCTCAGCTTCTTTAAGGAGACCTGCCATGAACCAGACCTACGGAATCTTCGCTGTTACGCCCCGCAGCATCTCGATCAAAGACGACCGCGACAACGGCTGGGTTGCCGACGTGAAATGGGCCTTCATGCCCGGTGCGAAGCCGGAACGCAAGCTGGAACTGGAGCACCTGAGCGTGCTGAAGGGCGCGGCGGCCAGCGACGGGATTCGCATGGAACTCACGCCGCGTCTGGACGGCGAATTCCTGCCGCCGATCATGCTGGGTGTCACGCAGCGCGGGAACATCACCATCGGGGAAGAGGGCGAGGTGCTGTGCATCACCCGCATCACGCTGGATGAACTGGAGTTGGCAGGCCTGGGCATTGACGCGATTCTGAGCGCGAGCAACTGCCTGGAATGCACGGTGAGCGATCAGCCGA
This genomic stretch from Deinococcus ruber harbors:
- a CDS encoding replicative DNA helicase; amino-acid sequence: MTGPNEARLWDRTPPFDEAAEIALLGGVMTDNDQWANVSDLPPEAFYRVNHRAVWTAMRALKTAGMAIDLVNLPGELSRTQSRLGNTTALEDVGGVSFLIGLGEQVPFAFRTPEYAITVRDLYARRLALNHTLEAARAGYGIGRDPMPTAQLQDFISKVPMPTQRATSHVVTGPQADQDAIEYIRLLASGHSPAIGSGFPDLDKVFCGFHPGSLTVIGARPSMGKSSLAIGISERVATKGKFVQVLSLEMKAAQIAMRQLCHAARVPLGEALRGETNEAGLNRLQSAAQRRALNGLPNYLDQPDTTLQAVERLSSHLRQAGRLDLLVIDYLGLISVPGRDGDENDTQKLGIISRALKTLAIQLDIPVVVLHQLNRSLESRPNKRPLMSDLRQSGRIEEDADNILFVYRDDYYNKDTDQPGVAEVIVGKQRQGERNVTARLKFHSESATFQSLASETIPQLL